The Hevea brasiliensis isolate MT/VB/25A 57/8 chromosome 9, ASM3005281v1, whole genome shotgun sequence nucleotide sequence CCTAGAAGTAGGACTAAGGACCATCAAAACTCAAAAGTCCACCACGCGACGCATAAAACGCAACATTTAACACCGTTTCATTTCCAGCTTTTGTCTCTTGAATCGCGGCCCAATCATATAAATCCAACGGCTGTAACCGCGGACTCACTACAACATCTCAAAATGCAATCGTAGGCTAATAACTATCCTTTCTCAAACAGAATCGTGCCCGGGTACTCTCAATTTCGGTTGTAGTTCCTCTAGGATTAGGGTTCCGGTAATGGAACGACAGCGAGAAGACTACCAACACCTCCCTcaccctcctcctcctcctcctcctcccccTCACCCTCACCCTCACCCTCACCTGCACACTCACCCTCACCCTCAACATCACCGCCACCATCGCAATAACCAGCCGGACCACCAGGAGCAGTTTCCGAAGCATTACCAACACGAGCACCAGCATCACTACTTTAACCGCCACGAATCCCTTGCCGACCAGAATCAGGACCACCAATTCAACAACCACAACCACGATAACCATTCTAATTACGACACTAACCACCAGTTGAGCTTCGAACCAAATGAACCATTTGGCGGAGGAGTTGGTGGAGGATTCTGCTCCAATGCCCGCAAAAGGGGCCGATATCATTCTGGCCGAGCAGGTTCACCAGGTAGTCAGTCCTTTCATCACTCCTCCCATCTCTTTTGGAACTTCTATTGCAAAGTTAGTTATGATAATAACAGTTACTATTGTAAGTAAGTGTATTGTAAGTTTTGTTCTGTTACGCTGGCTTATCAATCTTATTGTGAATTTTGTTTGTGATCTCTCAATTTCGTTGTAAGTCCTCCAAATAGCAGTATTATTAGCGGTATTTGCGATTAAATGCTTGTCTATCAGTAATTATCGGTATTTTCTACACCATCTCTTCTGAAAATGAATGGAAACTCAAAATGAATGGATCATGGATTGAAAAGTTATTGTGAAGTGTGTAATAGGAATTTTTCTACACCATGTCTTCTGAAAATGAATGGAAACTCAAAATCCTTCATAATGCGCTATTGGCATATTAGAAGCTTCTGCTGCTAAATATTGGGCTTCTAAACATTGGTGTGTGTATTTAAAATATCAGGTTGGACAAACATCAGTATACTGTTGCTTCCATAAAGGAATAGAGTCTACTTAATTTGTAATCTACATGAAATATTTAAGTCAAGTAATTTATTTTACTTGTGGTTTTACACTGCCTGTTGTGGCTGTAAATTTTATTGATCGACTAGTATTTTCttcacatgctgttagtttgatttTAGTGGAATGTTAGCTCATAAGTAGCTGTTATGGTAGTTTTCCTCATACTTGAAATTGCAATTTTTTGCTTTGAAAGCAAGCGAAttagttattttttttcttttcttacttgtctctgttatttatttatttttcagatCATAACGATGATGCTGTTTATGCAAAACTTTATGTTGCACCAGTTCCAAGAACTACAACTGAAGAATATGTGAGTCGTTCCATTCTAGCATCAGCATGTGTTTGTTATTTGTTTGCAGAATCAGGAAAAATGAAAAACTAGGATTGTTATATACTGATTTTATCCATGTATTGGTGTTCCTGTGAGCATTCATATACCTAGGGGTGGACATTCGGCCTATTCAGTTTTGAACCAAAAAAACTGAAAACTGAATTATTAATGTTACAAAAACCAAATGGAACTGATATTAATAAAAACTGAATCGAACCAAACTGAACATTTCAGTTCTGTTGGATTCGGTAATTCAGTCTCCCCTATCTGTGTTGCCACATTCCAGTGTCCACTGCTTCCCCAAATGGCCAAATCCCCATATTGACAGAAACACATTAGCACAAAACGCAAAATTCTAGATGACTTTGGATCACGACAAAACAAAAGAAATAGAAATGTCAAGAAACAAATACAATTCCATTGCTTAGCAcacaaaaatagataaaaaattacATTTATCACAAACTTATCCCAACAAAATATCATTCCAAGTTTCAGCATTATACAATCAACAAAACGAAAAATCAGAAAAACAAAAGGCAAAATCAAAACCGAATTTATGGCAGAAATTAGATGGGAGGTTGCATTGATGCTTGATTAGAGGCTGCATCGATGTTCAACTGGAGATCATATCAGCATGTTGCCCTAAAATGAATATTGTCTATTTTTGTATATAGATAAAAAAGGCCCTTTCCCTTTGACAAATTCTTTCACAACAGCTTGAAATGAACGAGAAAGAGAAAGTGAAGGACTAGGGATTAAAGAGAAAGGAAAAGTTAAAGACTAATTGACTAAGGATTAAAGAGAGAGAAATGGAAAGTTAAAGACAGAGAAATGGACGCTCATGCTGCAGCATGAAACGTGAAAGAGAATTGAGAAGGGAGGACTGAGGAGGCTAGGGTCATTCGAGATGTGTATATAGTGTTGTTGGATGGTTGAGATTAGAATAAATGAATGGTTAGGATTGttcattaaaaaagaaaataataaaaatgctgGATGTGGGAGTTGAACATGTCACCTTCAAGCTAGGTTATAGTAGGTTAACCACTGAGCTGAAAGTGGTCTTAATGTTATTTGGATGTGCCAATTTGTTGTTATATCAGTTTGTtcttccatttttctctttaACAACTGAACTgaaataacaaaaaattttaaaaaataaaattgaaccaaTTTACATTAAAACAGAAccaaaaaacaaaaaataatcgGTTTGGTCTGTTTTTCTGGTTTGAACTAAATTCTGCTCACCCTGTACATATACTTTCCATACATGCATCTGATATGAATAAATACACACATCTGAAACGAGTACTTctgaaatttaatttcacttaataTTGGAGGGGACTCTGAGCAGGAAGGAGTACTGCTGATTGATGTCTTTAATGGTACAGAAACTTTGAAGCTGACTTGGTAATAAGCTTAAGTGATACTCTGAACTTTACTGCATAAAAAATTGTTACTCACTGAAAGAATGTACGCTCTCCAATAAGGCAGAGGTTCTCTAATCTTGACATGCTCTAGCCACCCCTCCCCTCTTCTCTTCTTTTAGACTCTTTTCCCCTTTGAGCCCAATATTTCAATGCCGTTTAGAATATGCAGGTATGTTGTAGATTGACCCTACCTTCTCTTTTTATATTATGAGTATAGTGTCAATAGTTTTTTAAAAGTAAGGGGTAATTCTTCTATAACTTTAATATGttgtttcttttctcattttaacAATTGCTTTCTGTATGAGCTTTGGCTATTTCTTCTTTGTTCTAGATCCGCCCCTTGTTTGAAGaacatggaaatgttgttgaggtAATTTTCCCTAGAGATAAGTGGACTGGCCAACAACAAGGTATCTGGAATTATAATATTTGTGTAACTTGTTTGCTTGCATCTTTAAGATGGTTTAAGTCGGAAACTCCTTTAAAGCATTAAAACTATCAATTGTCAATTTTTGGTATTGCTGCATGCATGCTGTACCTTATTATCTACTTTAATCGAATGAATTTATATCCAAATTCAATTAAACAGGATATTGCTTTGTCAAATATGCAACAATAGAGGAAGCTGACAGGGCTATTAAGGCTTTAAATGATCAGTATACTGTTCCTGGAGTAAGTTATTTGGCTGCCATTACTGAAAAATAAGTGCTGTTGTTGGTTTCAGATTTTTAAAAGGTGTTAAATTGTTTGATTCAtgtttatttgttcaggaggctgCTCCCATTAAGGTCAGGTATGCTGATGGGGAGCGGGAACGCCTTGGTAAGGTTGAAAGAGGACGTCTTGGTAAGGGAGAAAGGGAACACCCAGGTAACTGTCTGCTATTCATCAAGTATGCTTTTCTGCAGACCTTTTTATTAACTTCTTACTATCATGATCTGTAGCTCACCTAATAAGCCCTTCTGCCATATACGTATTAATTATTTGTATTATATTTATCAAGTAATGTGCTTAACAGCCCAATACCTGCCATTTTTCTGAGAATCTGAATAGTTGTTTTAGaaatatttacatcaactaaATGATATTATTACTTTTAGATCCATGCTTGATATTTTCTTATTTAGCTTTGATGCCATACTCCTTAATGATcaggaatattttatagattttaactTTGGCCAATGAATATCTTAGATTACATTTAGTAGAgcgtaatataatataatataatcaattatgtaatgcaatcaaagttgtaatgtactgtaatgtaattgtcattaCGTTTTAATGTTTGGtcgcaaaataaaaatataagtagtataatgtaatgataattttgattttaatatttaatttatttataacattAATAATAAGTGGTAATAGTTGCAGCGATTGGTAGTTGAGTGGTAATAGTGACTAAGTGGTGGTGgtcgtggtggtggtggtagcagTGGCAACAATGACAACGGTTGttaagtggtggtggtggtggtggcaaggTGAGGTGGTGGTAAAAGTGGCAATGGTTAAGTGGTTATAGCAGTAGTTAAGTGGTGGTAGTGGTAGTGATAGCGATGGTAGTAATaggatggtggtggtggtggtggtggtggtagtagtgGTAGTGGTAGTGGTAGTGGCGATGGCGATGATGATATTAGCAGTGGTGGTGACAAAATGGAGTAGTGATGGTGGTAACAGTGTGTCGAAGTAGTAATGGTGGTGGTAATATTGACAATAAATGAAAAAATCAAAACAAATAATCATGATTACATCCATTTTTGCATGTAATGATCATTACGCTTCTTTAAGAATAATTGATTACATTATATAATTGTCATTCCATGTTATTAAATTTACCAAACAACGTAATCATACCAAACATGGCCTTATTGTACTTGCAAACAAAGGCATGAACAAGGAATAACTAATTAAGAATCGCTTACAGGAAATTTTTTAGGTAGCAACCTGTGGCTAATATGTCAGCAGCTAGTATTGTATGAGGGTTTCTATACGTCGGTCATATTTTCCAGAAAGTGAAAAATGGGTGTCTATTTTCATGCTCTTTGGTTTCCATAAATAATAAGATTCCATGCTGTGTGGGAACACTGCTATTGGTTACTGTCTCTGGGTCTTCGTTGACCTGTATATCTGAAGCATATTTATTTGTTTCTTATTCTCTCCAATGTCATGTTTTGTTTTCATTGCCTGTTAACTATTTCTTTATTGTCCTATGATAGGGGGAGGGGAGTTTGTTGACAAACTCTATGTTGGTTCCATTAACAAACAAGCTTCAAAACAGGAAATTGAAGAAGTATGAGCCACATTTAATGAATCTTGATATTTGTTCTATTCCTAACTCAACAAGATAGATCTGAGATTTACTAGTTCTGGTATACTTTAGTGTATTTGATAATATGCATGGGTAATGAATGAAAAATGCAAAATGAATATAGAGCTGAGCGTGTTATTGGATGGCATGGTCACTAGAATCTattaagttgaaggctatgtctGGAGTGTTGTTGTCTATGTTTAAATTCATTGCGTGGGTAACGGTACTTGCACTATGCAATGCATTGGCATGTGGATTTTTTTCCTCGAGTGCATGTACATATAATCTTTCCCAAAATCAACTCTACATTTTATATATCCTTTTTGTTTTTGTTTCTAGGATTATGGTTTATATATGAATGTTTTCTATGTCAGATATTTTCTCCATATGGTCATGTAGAAGATGTCTACATTGCTCGAGACATACTGAAGCAAAGTCGTGGTATGCCCATCCTCCTCATTAATCAGTTTACTTCTTTAGCTGGAAATCTATCTGTAATTATTCACATAATGGAATTTAATTTATGCTATGGTCTTCATTTTAGACACAATGCGGTGCATTTCACGTAGATAGATCCTGGTCTTTATTTGGTCCTCTATGATTATCTTTGTTTCTTTTCACTGGAAGAGCTACATAAGAAACAAGAAAGCAAAGGCGTCAAAACAGTTCAATGATGTATGCAATTTTTTTGTGGCCTGTATAGTTGCAACAATTGCTTTGTCTTAAAACTTCCATTTTAGTGCAGAAATATTGTTATCAGCTTGTCTTCTTGTGTTTTGGCAGCTTTAATTATGTTTGACTCTGTGTCTGAAGATTTCAAGAAAGCATTTGTCTCTGTTATTTGGCAAATTGTCCCTTATGGTGGTTCTGATTGGTGGTCAATGCTTTTATGAAGGATGtgcatttattaaattttctcaCCGAGATATGGCAGTGGCAGCAATGAAAGCATTAAGTGGAACTTTCACAATGAGAGTAAAGTGTATCTACTAGTTTTATATCTTTATGGTTGTACTGTttatttgtattttcttattCTCTTGTTCTTCTGATCATTTCCAGGGTTGTGATCAACCTTTGGTTGTTCGTTTTGCTGATCCCAAAAAACGCAAAACTGGAGAATTAAGGTTTTGCTTCCTTCGTATTTATACTTTTATACATTTACATATTCTCGCAAACTGATTCTTGCTTAagcaaataaataaatgaaaaaattttGCTGTTAATAATTTGTTAATGAATTGTAAAGTACATAGTGATTATGCAATGCGCTAACCTTCTATTTGGACTGCATGAGATTGTTTGCTTATTTTGGCTATCTAATCATTTGTGGTGATTCCAAAAATCCCACAGGATGCAATTGGGTTATGGCATTTACTTAAGTTAGCTCTTTAGTTTGACAGCACTGATGCGAACTAGTTCTGCTTCTTACTTGAAGTGGAAGACCACACAGCCAAATGGACATTGAAACATAGATTTATCAATTAATCTTTGCTCGTTTTGGATAGTCATATCATAGACTGTTCATTTGGCCCCCATGCACCTTGCAAGTCCTAATCAATGCTTTCTTTCCACTTTCTCAGGGGAAATTATGCATTTGGCGGACAGAACTTTGGTCCATGTTCTCATGAACCATTAAGTAGGTACGTTTTGCTTGTTCCTGCTCTTTTCCATGTTGACCTTGTGCTGCATATACCAAGTTGAGTTTCTGTTTGTGCTTTATCTGCTGCAGGCCAACACCCAACTTTGGTGATTCCATGGGAGGGCGTGTTTTGCCTAATGCTTCGTACACATTGCAAGAAATTTCCCCAAATTCACAACCACAAACTGTTTCCCATGCTGTAGAACTCGCACTTGGAGCTCCTCATATCACAGAACAATCACTTCCTCCAGTAAAGCAGCCACCAACACAGTTGTTTCAGATGCCATTACAACAAACACAAGTTCCACACAAATGTTTGCAATCATCTCAACAAGCCGTCTCTGAGATGAAGAAACAGCCTCAAAATTTAGAGCAGCATCAAGGTGTGCAGGTTACCCCTGAGGTAGTGATCAATGCCTATATATTTCCTACTTGATCTATTATTTGAGTTACTGATTTGGTTATAAGCAAATTTGTTAATTACTTTTGAGTTATGGTCTAGTGACATGCTCTTTAGTTAATAACAGATAGTTGATTGCAACATCCCCTCATGCAACCCTTGTATCCTCTGTATTATTCAATTGTACTAATACAGTTCCACTTGAGTTGTGCTGCGTTGGGAATAGGACTTTTTGTCCTTGCTATGGAACCTAGCTATGGCATTACTGAAATTTTATAGGTGGGACTAACCTGTGACTGAATATGGTTCCTGTGTATCTGTAGTGGCATTGTGTTATTCTGTGCAGTTTGTTTTCTTTTAACTCATAATGTGGGCAGTAATTCATTTAACTTCAGATTGTATTGTATCTCATCTTCTATAATTGCTTATGTTGAGAACTGTGACTACGTTCTATTGATGTCATGTCTTCCTGCAGTCTACGTGGACTGAAAGCAATCCTCCAGCAGTGAGTGTTACTTCTGCTACACTTGCAGTACCTCCAAGTCCCCAGACAGTGGATCTACAAGAGTGCGATTGGAGTGAGCATGCCTGCCCTGATGGGTATAAGTACTATTATAACTGCACAACTTGTGAAAGTAGAGTAAGTTATCTGACTTTATTGACTTTATAACATTGAGCAATAATGCTTTTGGTAGTTTAGAATGTCCCTTTTTAGTGCTATTCTACTACAATTGTACCTCAGATTACAAAAGTCAATTCCAGGTATAATTCAAATCCTGGCGCATCCCCATGTACTCAGATTTAACACAGATTGGATTTGGTTAGGAAAATTGAGTCAATATAATTGGTAAACTCAAGAGTTTGCAAGGTTGGACCCAATGTTGGAGATGTAGAAAAGTCTGTGAAGGAGTTTGAACTGAAATGGTGAAGAATGCAGTTACCTAAATTCTATGGTTGGGATGGAGGGAGGAGAAAGGTTTTGAAGGATTTAATATGTTGGCTGTGTCTAAATCACCAAATGCTATTAATGGCATTTTGATAGGTTTAGTTACTGTTGCCCTTTTTAACACGAGTGATAGGCTCAATTGGAGTTGACAATGCTTCCAGAAGATTTAATCATTGTATCTGAACTTTGACTTGCAGTGGGAGAAGCCTGATGAGTTCATCTTATTTCAGCAACAATTGCAGAAGCAGCAAAAACCACACAATTCTAGCCAGCAACCTCATTCCCTATCAACAAGTGTTTGTGGTGAAGAAGTTAATACACAAAAGGTACTTCTTTTCACACATCTCCCATCAGAATATTCTCGCGAACATCCCTTTATCT carries:
- the LOC110645697 gene encoding flowering time control protein FCA, which codes for MERQREDYQHLPHPPPPPPPPPHPHPHPHLHTHPHPQHHRHHRNNQPDHQEQFPKHYQHEHQHHYFNRHESLADQNQDHQFNNHNHDNHSNYDTNHQLSFEPNEPFGGGVGGGFCSNARKRGRYHSGRAGSPDHNDDAVYAKLYVAPVPRTTTEEYIRPLFEEHGNVVEVIFPRDKWTGQQQGYCFVKYATIEEADRAIKALNDQYTVPGEAAPIKVRYADGERERLGKVERGRLGKGEREHPGGGEFVDKLYVGSINKQASKQEIEEIFSPYGHVEDVYIARDILKQSRGCAFIKFSHRDMAVAAMKALSGTFTMRGCDQPLVVRFADPKKRKTGELRGNYAFGGQNFGPCSHEPLSRPTPNFGDSMGGRVLPNASYTLQEISPNSQPQTVSHAVELALGAPHITEQSLPPVKQPPTQLFQMPLQQTQVPHKCLQSSQQAVSEMKKQPQNLEQHQGVQVTPESTWTESNPPAVSVTSATLAVPPSPQTVDLQECDWSEHACPDGYKYYYNCTTCESRWEKPDEFILFQQQLQKQQKPHNSSQQPHSLSTSVCGEEVNTQKDLHHAQIKSETSPVVDPTHL